One part of the Skermanella sp. TT6 genome encodes these proteins:
- a CDS encoding ProQ/FINO family protein, with the protein MTKASDDTLRLMERLRLVVDPLPPVFPTPEHPVIRPLALGSGPALQERVQSRNDMPEGKASSIVARVLRAYVRRPEYNAALAAPGAWRHDLEGNPTEPVTAEHSAFALSKLAPQPAPGPKKETIVVKIPAMKVNLMVPPSEIRFIADTVKTVDLTFDMGDGRKYVAPMSGKNWRRAFRQLTEIQATGAEAVVILQGRLVSGGVIEGAGLTVQQKLSKAG; encoded by the coding sequence ATGACCAAAGCAAGCGACGACACCTTGCGGCTGATGGAGCGGCTGCGCCTAGTCGTGGACCCATTGCCACCCGTTTTCCCGACACCCGAACATCCAGTTATCCGGCCGCTGGCTCTCGGCTCTGGACCGGCATTGCAGGAGCGCGTCCAGTCACGCAACGACATGCCGGAAGGTAAGGCGTCGAGTATCGTCGCAAGGGTTTTGCGTGCCTACGTCCGGCGCCCCGAATACAATGCTGCTCTGGCTGCTCCTGGGGCATGGCGTCACGATCTCGAAGGCAATCCTACGGAGCCGGTGACTGCCGAACACAGCGCCTTTGCCTTATCCAAGCTTGCGCCCCAACCTGCCCCTGGACCGAAGAAGGAGACGATCGTCGTGAAGATCCCGGCGATGAAGGTGAACCTCATGGTGCCGCCATCCGAAATCCGCTTTATCGCTGACACGGTGAAGACTGTGGATCTCACGTTCGATATGGGAGATGGCCGGAAATACGTCGCTCCGATGAGCGGAAAGAACTGGCGCCGGGCATTCCGCCAGTTGACCGAAATCCAAGCGACTGGGGCAGAAGCAGTGGTGATCCTTCAAGGGCGCCTCGTTTCTGGAGGCGTCATTGAGGGTGCCGGATTGACTGTCCAGCAGAAGCTGTCGAAGGCAGGCTGA
- a CDS encoding tape measure protein, translating to MADHSIRISIDSSGAESGANRVSRSLKQIQDSATRTVGRGDGIKIGIDGSGAETGGRRVLRTLEQIRDEARRSANINIKINNDNATKSLRDVQGEAVQGTAALTAMSGAARGLVGVFAALQAADLGREIVNTTARFQDLQTRLETLTGSSEKAAEAQRYLSETAQRMSTDFFALSDSYVKFLPLIKAGVISTEEARTTLEGLGNMAAATGAKADQLGNVMYGLGQALSSPKTNVEDLNQVVEPLPGLLQELDKAAGLPSGGFKKMVADGRVTAAFFKQTLITALQEYQGAAEKTAGNINATSTRMKNAWDQLLNTVGQKVEPGITATLEVVTMAIGGLERGILGLIRGLDGVWNGVQRIAALIKNLDWSAPIESFSGAWEKAKADNQAMPVVPALGAAQGAAPTRPGPTIPRGATLLPEGGGKGGGGRGGKSDAVRELENRRKAFDDLLVRYSDETDAMAYQSLHYGQQAQEIDRLTAQYKLWNAAKEAGVQKDQVVIDQIASVSTAWAQAQETARQNAEAERLRADAVAESASIYEQTLSPIQQYQAGLAKLTDLLNQFSATNGEVGISQETFNRALADMRTQLNGDAAQVFEDTRTEAERYSAALAKLEEMARLYIETNGQLGISQETFNRALNKLQTGAVSATPALDDLVNSIPTVGAALDIAARNGLLSFEDALVDIVTGAKSAKEAFADMARAIAQDLARMAIRMAIIKPLGMALGIPMLHTGGIVGRESSGTKRVSAFHTGGIAGGAAPMTRTLPPIGDWNRYHAGGLASNEVPAVLQAGEGVFTKQQMAALAPAGGGGHNINMPISVTVGQSPGGDPGAGERQAKMIARQVQQAMDDNLMKALRPGGLLNQNGY from the coding sequence ATGGCCGATCACTCCATCAGAATATCAATCGACTCATCGGGGGCCGAAAGCGGCGCCAATCGGGTCTCCCGCAGTCTGAAGCAGATCCAGGACTCCGCGACCCGGACGGTCGGCCGCGGCGACGGCATCAAGATCGGCATCGACGGTTCCGGTGCCGAAACCGGCGGCCGGCGCGTCTTGCGCACGCTGGAGCAGATCCGCGACGAAGCGCGGCGCTCGGCGAACATCAACATCAAGATCAACAACGACAATGCGACCAAGAGCCTCCGAGACGTCCAGGGCGAAGCCGTCCAGGGCACGGCAGCGCTGACGGCCATGAGCGGTGCAGCGCGCGGCCTGGTCGGGGTGTTCGCCGCGCTGCAGGCTGCCGATCTGGGGCGGGAGATCGTCAACACCACAGCCCGGTTCCAGGATCTGCAGACCCGGCTGGAGACGCTGACCGGCAGCAGCGAGAAGGCAGCCGAGGCGCAGCGCTACCTTTCGGAAACCGCGCAGAGGATGAGCACCGACTTCTTCGCCCTCTCCGACAGCTACGTGAAATTCCTACCGCTGATCAAAGCCGGCGTGATTTCGACCGAGGAAGCCCGCACGACCTTGGAGGGGTTGGGCAACATGGCCGCCGCGACCGGTGCCAAGGCCGACCAGCTCGGAAATGTGATGTACGGCCTTGGCCAGGCTCTCAGCAGTCCGAAGACAAACGTTGAAGACCTGAACCAGGTGGTCGAGCCCCTGCCCGGACTGCTGCAGGAACTGGACAAGGCTGCCGGCTTGCCTTCCGGCGGCTTCAAGAAGATGGTCGCGGATGGTCGCGTCACCGCAGCGTTCTTCAAGCAAACTCTCATCACGGCGTTGCAGGAGTACCAGGGCGCCGCGGAGAAGACAGCGGGGAATATCAACGCGACTTCGACACGCATGAAAAATGCTTGGGATCAGCTCCTGAACACAGTCGGCCAGAAGGTCGAGCCCGGCATCACTGCGACTCTCGAAGTGGTGACTATGGCGATCGGAGGACTGGAGCGTGGCATCCTCGGTCTGATCCGCGGTCTGGACGGTGTCTGGAATGGCGTTCAGCGGATCGCCGCGCTGATAAAGAACTTGGACTGGTCCGCGCCGATCGAGAGCTTCTCCGGCGCATGGGAGAAGGCGAAAGCCGACAACCAAGCGATGCCGGTCGTCCCGGCGCTGGGGGCTGCACAGGGCGCCGCACCGACCCGACCTGGCCCGACCATCCCCAGAGGCGCGACACTGCTGCCTGAAGGCGGCGGCAAGGGCGGCGGAGGTAGGGGCGGTAAGAGCGATGCCGTTCGCGAACTGGAGAACCGGCGAAAAGCCTTCGATGACTTGCTGGTCCGATATTCCGATGAGACGGATGCGATGGCGTATCAGTCGCTCCACTACGGCCAGCAGGCACAGGAAATCGACCGGCTCACGGCTCAGTATAAGCTTTGGAACGCCGCGAAGGAGGCAGGGGTCCAGAAGGACCAGGTCGTCATCGACCAGATCGCTTCGGTGTCCACGGCATGGGCGCAGGCGCAGGAGACCGCTCGCCAGAACGCCGAAGCCGAGCGGCTCCGCGCCGATGCTGTGGCTGAGTCTGCTTCCATCTACGAGCAGACCCTTTCCCCCATCCAGCAGTACCAGGCCGGATTGGCGAAGCTGACCGATTTGTTGAACCAGTTCTCTGCGACCAACGGCGAGGTCGGGATCTCGCAGGAGACGTTCAACCGCGCGCTTGCTGACATGCGCACCCAGCTTAATGGCGATGCCGCGCAGGTGTTCGAGGATACCCGCACCGAAGCGGAGCGCTATTCGGCGGCATTGGCGAAGCTGGAGGAGATGGCTCGTCTCTACATCGAGACGAACGGCCAACTCGGTATCAGCCAAGAAACGTTCAATCGAGCGTTAAATAAACTGCAGACTGGGGCAGTATCTGCGACCCCTGCACTTGATGATCTGGTCAACTCCATTCCGACTGTCGGCGCTGCTCTTGATATTGCAGCACGGAATGGTCTGCTGTCATTTGAAGACGCACTTGTGGACATCGTCACCGGGGCGAAAAGCGCCAAGGAAGCGTTCGCCGATATGGCTCGGGCCATTGCGCAAGATCTTGCGCGCATGGCTATCAGGATGGCGATCATCAAGCCGTTGGGGATGGCACTCGGCATTCCCATGCTCCACACCGGAGGCATCGTCGGCCGGGAGTCATCAGGTACGAAGCGCGTCTCCGCATTTCATACAGGCGGAATTGCCGGCGGCGCGGCGCCCATGACCCGCACCTTGCCGCCAATCGGCGATTGGAACAGATATCATGCCGGGGGCTTGGCCAGTAACGAGGTGCCGGCGGTCCTGCAGGCCGGTGAGGGAGTGTTCACCAAGCAGCAGATGGCGGCTCTGGCTCCAGCCGGTGGTGGCGGACACAACATCAACATGCCGATCAGCGTCACTGTGGGGCAATCTCCCGGCGGAGATCCTGGAGCGGGCGAAAGACAAGCAAAGATGATCGCGCGCCAAGTCCAACAGGCCATGGATGATAATCTGATGAAGGCTCTCAGGCCCGGCGGGCTCCTGAACCAGAACGGGTACTAA